The genomic DNA TTATGCGAAAGTATCAAATGGGCCATTGAGCAAAAAAtccggcgtctgtcgtctcagcgaaacggcacctcaaaccccattggctgcgaccacgtcacgagcgcgcctcgacggagcagagcgggtgaaaagGTACACCTGCTGTCGCTGTAGCGACACCAGGTGTACCCGGTCCGTATCTCTCCCCTCCACTGGACTTAGCTGCTGCTcatgcctgccggccttggtggccactgctgtttCCTGGTCTCTGGTCGTGCAGCACGTCGGTGGCGTGcggtgttggcaccgcaggctgctgctgctgcccatGTAGCTGTAGGGTACATCACTTCTTCTGGACAGAAGTCGAAACAGCGTTGTCCGTGAGCTGAAGGAAGCTTTCCACATTAGAAGGAAGGGCCTTGAATGCGTCAGCGAACCATCAAAAATTCAATATAAAAGTGAGATGTCCTTTTTAGAAGCCCTTAGTTAGAAATGAGCATGTTGCTTGTAAAGCATGTCGcaatatttgtaaaggaacaTCATTAGCTCCAATGACCAGTTTCACAAGAAGTCCATTTTCaccttcaaatacaaatgaagaatgcgaTCAAAGAGGTCCTAGTTCAGCCACATGCACTTTTAGGAAGATGCAGaatttggtgtacattgtatgtcattgcacccaatCCATACAAAGACTGTGTTCTCACAACAAACTCTTAGAGAAGATTAGATGATCTCATTATGTCATCTGAAGTGACCgtagaagtatatagacaccctccacaagcaaactggaatgtcTGACATACGTATCCggcaaaaagccatgaaggcatggtaatgaataatgaagaacccaccacttccaCCACTTCACAATCTAGCTTTCCAAATTGTGAAGTTTGATAATCTTCGTGGTGTACATGTGAACCAATTCGGTGCCTTGATTGCCAAAAACCTCCTGTTTAAAgaggctaaactttgttgtgaaccaatgtaaacatcttttctcttttaaatgtgatcacacttttattcttttaagctgttgtatggtgtatatttgttccaacaataTTTCCTTTCCGAATCCTGGacttcatatttgatttatatgtattgtcttttgtgataatataaatgcatgatttctgactcattttttgggcaaatgaggaagcttgcttctcattgaagcacattacacctacacaacacacatagatactgatagactaTACATCTGGCAAACTAATACGAATACACTATTACACTtataaaaagaatacactagtagacttgtacaagcagaatagcacagatacgtccagaatagaactAAAAGGAATTTTATCAGTCTATCAATTGTATCGTTTCataatgcaatagaaaaaaacTGTTAGAATTTTTATTAGGTTGCCCTATCAGATTTTTTGCTAGGGATCTTTCAgtgcaaatgcatatcaacttctTGAGTAACGCTAAttactgaacacatggctttttgtgcttcaagttttcttggactcctgcttcccttaaacttatactgtataatatgctttCAAGATGAacactggagtatgcttcatcagtCCGGGATAcacctacaaaaaacacaactctcatatttagttgaagccatacaaaaccaacctgtaaattgtattgtagctgcttattcccataccgcaagcatatcaacaattaaaacttgccttgattggccaggcttgttaaaaaaaaaacttacccatttatttcacaaattctccaTTGAAACATATGTTATTACGTCCTTGTATCTCATTGTAACCACAACCTCAAGGTACAGGTGCCAACTAGCCAAACCAATCTTTTCTATTCTTATTGTCAAAGGCAGCCtaggaacacacacacgcacacacatataaaTCAATGAATATTTCAATATTTGAATTTGAATATGACCCGGAGGCCAAAAGGCAATCATGTGAGTGGCACATGAACTCGTCCCctccccagaagaaagccaggatgagcaaatcaaagatcaagatcatgctcatcatttttttttttacatccgcggactggttcatcatgagtttgaagaacctggaaccactgtgaactccaaattGAATGTGGATGTCCTCGAAAGACGGAAACGCAGGCTCAACACATCCGGCTGAACATTGCAaacaactggaagttgcaccacgataatgtgctggcccacagtgccttcGTCACCAACTAGTTAAAGCAGAAGTGCCAACAATCCCCCAGCCCCCGTACAGCCCGGGCTTGGCTCCCCCCGACTTTTTTCTGTCTCCAcgcctcaaaacacccctgaaaggcaaaCATTTTGGGACAGTGGACGTGACCAAAGCAACTAGCACCACAGCATTACaggccattccggaggaggactaccgcaacgcattcgagagctggaagtctcactggagccgatgtattgacGCAGAAGGAGAGTATTTTCAAGATTTTTAAActttttgtaacaacaaattcaataaatgatttttaatcgccttactgacattactatcaggacagaccctgtacatgtaccttgaaggtatgtatgtggaaaATGTTTTaacctctgcttgcttttctggcatggGATAAAACAGCATTTTGTCTCTAAACTACTTACTTTTAAACTATTCCATTTGGTTCATTTTTCTTCTGCAGAGTTACATTCACAACTTTCACAGTTAACCGGTTCCATTTTCATTCTTGCTTCATAAAATATGCCCTCCTGTCATGctaatttggaaggccttctgttagcaatgggtattgtatttcaagactatcagtgcaatgttgcacGAAGAAAACTATTCTTTGAGTAAATTATTGTTCAGCTTGAGATCATGATTATGATTCGTCCGTTGTTGGAATATGCCATAattatttgggacccattcactttaaccaatattaaaaaaaCCGGAACGTGTACAGCACAAGGTAGTTAGGTTTGTTTTTAATTCATACGGCCGCGCGTCTGTTGGTGAGCTCGTAAGGCGCAGTGGATTGCCCCCGCTGACTGTGCGCAACCGTATCTGTCGATTAAAGTTCCTCTTTCAACTTGTAAACGGCCATTAtaaggttaacacttccaagttctttacttactcatcaggttataacacgagatgaaggcatgctttatcgataacccccatcaacgcacggaataactgtttcaaatattctttttttcctaggacaataacagactggaataatcttaattctcatattgttacccagaattccttatcaatgtttgaaaaatgcttgcaaatgttatgaattcgTGTGCGTTATCTGTGTATCGTTTGTGTTGGCGACAGAGTAACAGCCTGGACCAGTTCTCAGCAAACGAAGACACCCCAGCATTTATTCGTGCTCGTTTTATACCCAGTACAGGAAAGGGCACACAAGTGGCGAGCATGCGCCGAAGATGCTACACGCAGGCACGTATCATTCCGGCTTATCTATCCGATACATCTTCCTTTCTTGGAAGGAAAATAAACAATTTTAACGTTTTAACGAACAAATGAGTTCAAAAGAATACACAGCACCATCACCGATTAAAGTTTGCGTACGCAGTTCAAAAGGTTTAGAGCTCACGGAACTTGCACGAAATTGTCGTCATATCGCAACCGCTGTGGTTGTCTTCTTTCGCGCTGGGATCTTCTTGGTTCTCGTGTCGGTGGCGTAATGGCGGGAGCACTTTCGTTGTTTGATTGGACCTGGCACGGGGACCCGTTCTCGTGGCTGTCGTCTGGTATGTCGTCATCACTAGGCGCAATGCTGAAAGGCTCAGCCGTAGCCATGAGATGTTGTCGGTTGCGTCGCAAGACGTCGCCGTCTTCGGTGGCGACCTGGTACGACCTTGGTTGGGCAGTTGCATTAAGAATCTTTGCTTTCGGCGACCACGAGTCACCTCGTACTCTGACGACCTGGCCTTTTTGTAGCGGTGCCAGACTGCGTCTTGGGGTTCGGTACTGTTCATGTTTCTTTACCGACTGTCTGTGAGCTTCGTTGAAGTCTGGGAGAGTTGTGCGAAGTCGTCTGCCCTGAAGCAACTCTCCAGGTGACTGACCGTCTTCTAGCGGACTGCTCCTGTAAGCGAGTAATCCAAGCCACAAATCATCGTTCATCTCCGACGTCTTTTTTAAAATTCGCTTTACTATTTGAACGCCTTTTTCTGCGAGGCCATTCGAGCGAGGAAACCGCGGGCTGGACGTAATGTGTTTAAAATCGTACTTCTTGGCAAACAGTGAAAACTCATGACTCGCAAACTGCGGAACATTGTCTGTGCACACTTCAATAGGTATTCCATACCGTGCAAACACTGCGCTGAGCTTTTGCACAACTGTGGCCGTCGTTGTATCGCTTAGAAGTTCCACCTCCGGAAAGTTGGATAACGCGTCAAAAACACACAGGTACGATTTTCCGGCCCTCTGAAAAATATCAACACCTACTCGGTACCATGCATGTTCAGGCACTGGGCGGTCCATGAGCGGTTCACTTTGCTGCCGATATGCATACTTCTGACAGACTGCACATCTCTTGATGTGTGCTTCAATGTCAGCATTGAGACCAGGCCAAAACAGCAGCTTACGTGCTCGtgatttgcatttatttattcccAAGTGGCCTTCGTGAATTCTTCGAAGTAGCTCAGGGCGCATGCTTGACGGTATCACCACCTTGCATCCCTTAAGCAACACACCGCTCAAGACAACCAATTCACTTCCGAAGGATTTTAGTATCCCAGGGACTGGACGACTGCTTTCCAAGCAATGAATGACTTGACTCAAGTAGTCGTCCTTGCTAGTTTCTTCTGCCAAGCGCTTCAATGTTTCCTCGCTGACAAGTGATGACAAAACGCTTACCGCGTGAACTTCCACGTCATCGTCGATGTTTGCTTCTGGGCTTTCGATGGACGCTCGAGACAGCATGTCAGCGACCACCAAGCGTTTACCTGGAACAAATTGGAGTTTgtagtggtatctaagcaagcgAAGAAAAAATCGCTGCAGTCTGGGCGGCATCTCTCCAATCGGCTTCTCCGAGATAGCTATTAAGGGTCGATGGTCTGTCTCGAGGACAACGTTACGTCCGTACGCAAAATGGTGAAACTTTTCGCACCCGAAGACAACAGCCATAGCCTCTTTTTCTATCTGGGAATATCTACGTTGCGCTTCGGTTAAGACGCGTGAGGCATAAGCGATGGGCTTCCAAGAACCCTCATGAAGCTGCCAGAGAGCCGAGCCTATTCCATTTTGCGAAGCATCGGATGTTATCTTCGTAATCCGTTTAGGATCGAAAATCGCCAGCACAGGATCTTTGCTCAGACTGTCACAaatcattttccattctttcgCGTGGTTTTCCGTCCAAAGATACGGTCTTTCTTTATCAAGTCGCGAAGCAGTTTCGTTCGGTCCGTAATTGATGGCAGGAACTTCGACAAATAGTTTACGACACCGAGCATGCGCTGCACTGCTTGCTTGTCAGTCGGCGGTGGCATACTTAACAGAGAACTGACCAGGGTAGGATTTGGGCGTATGCCGTCTGCCGCAATAACGtcgccaagaaaaaaaatcttgcgCACGCCAATGCTGCACTTGTCTGCATTAAACGTTAGACCAGCTTTCTGTGCTGCTTCTAGTACCGCTCGTAACCTCTGATCGTGCTCTTTTCTTGTCGCACCCCACACGATGACGTCATCAACGTACACTCGCACTCCTGGCAGTGTTTCGAATATTTCGCTAAGAGCCTTTTGAAACACTTCTGGGGCGGACGCTATACCGAAGGGCAGCCTCAGAAAGCGGTAACGACCGAAAGGAATCGCGAACGTACAAATTGTTGACGTTTCATCATGCAGCAGTATCTGGTGAAACCCCGAGTTGGCGTCAAGGCGCGAAAAAAAACGTGCTCCAGCTAGTTCCGATTCAATATCTTCTCGACGCGGCATCTCATAGTGCTCGCGCTTGAGGTTCTCATTAATTTTCCTCGGGTCCATGCATAAACGTAGTTTTCCGTCCTTTTTTCTGACGATAACTAGAGGACTCACCCAGTCCGTCGGCTGGTCTTGCTTTGCTATAATGCCGGCTTTGACCATGCGGTCAAGTTCTTCGCGCAGAGGCTCTTTCAAGGAAAGGGGCACACGGCGGGCTGTCTGGACGACTGGCACCGCATCTTCTCGAAGAACTATGCGGTATGGGCGCTTGATACATCCAGTCCCAGAAAAAAGTTGTTGAAACTCGTGGACAACTGCCTCGCTGTTGCTTGTTCCGATGTCGTTTACGGTGCGCGAGAACAGTCCAAGCAGTTCGCTGGCTCGCAGTCCAAGTATGGCATGACGGTTCTTCTTCACGATGAAGAAATTAATCTTTGCCGTCTTGCTTCCGACGGCGACCGTGGTAGTCATGACTCCGAGATGCTTGATGACTCCTCCGTTGTAAGATCGTAGGACACAGTTGCTTCTAGCCAAGGGTACCCTCGGCTGCAGTTTTTTGTAGGCAGAGAATGGCACGAGGTTGGCTTGCGATCCTGTGTCAACTTTGAAGTCTATTGCCGTGTCCGCAACTTGCGCTCTCACCACCCAGTCACGGTCACACGATCTTCCAACGCTGTTGACAGATACATCaaggatgtcaaattcctcttcGCTATTTTCGGTGCCCCTCACTTCCCTAACTTGTCTATTCACCTTGCAACGGACAGCAAAATGATTCTGCCCTTGGCATTTTCTGCACACTTTGCCAAATGCAGGGCAGCTTCTCGGACCGTGCGTACGTCCACACCTGCGGCACTTGAACATTGCAGGTCGTTCATCGCACTGCTGCTGCTTCGTACACTCCCGTAGTTTGACAGCGTCAATCTGTCTCTGTTCTCGAGACCAGATTTCGTTTTGCGCGGCAGTCATTTCCGCAGCCTTGCAGACTTCTTCCGCTTTAGCCAAGGTCAACTTCTTATCCTGCAGCAACTTTTGCCTTACTTTGTCATCATTTGTACCAAAAACTATTTGGTCACGTATGAACGACTCTGCCGTGGTGCCAAAGTTGCATGAACGAGACATCTTCCTGAGCTCTCTGACAAACTGTTCAACCGGCTCACCTTGACCTTGGACGCGTTGCCTAAAGAGGTAGCGCTCGTGCACTTCATTCAGCTGTTCTGCGCAGTAGGTGTCGAACTTGGCTATGACAGTTACGTAACTTTCCCGGCTCTCATCGTCCCCGAAGGTGAAGTTGTTGTAAATTTCCAGTGCGTCGTCACCTGCCACGGTTAGCAGTAAAGCAATCTTTGAGGCATCCGGTCGAGGCTTCTTGTCGGGCGCGGAGGCAACCAAGAAAAGTTCAAACTTTTGTTTGAAAAGCTTCCATTGCTTACTGATTTCGCCGGTGAAATGTAGCGGCTCTGGTGGCTTCACAAGTTCCATGCTGCTTTACCGTGCCCGAGCACTATGGGCgtgacttctgacaccatgtatcgtttGTGTTGGCGACAGAGTAACAGCCTGGACCAGTTCTCAGCAAACGAAGACACCCCAGCATTTATTCGTGCTCGTTTTATACCCAGTACAGGAAAGGGCACACAAGTGGCGAGCATGCGCCGAAGATGCTACACGCAGGCACGTATCATTTCGGCTTATCTATCCGATACAATCTgcttgtatgtttttttcttgtatgttatgtattcttcaccaatgtctgaaaatgcctgcaaatgtgatggatttgtatgtgtttacatgcttgtatATTTCTATGTATCcccaccctgctatgatctgatttcagatcgcagtatctataaataaataaataaataaataaataaataaataaataaataatactgctgcatggttgttatttaactctgcaagagaatggtcctgccatcctaccaagagtgcatttcatgggtattattttctttcttttgacattagtttatgaggctcacagatatgtatctgtgtcaacaataacacCTGACATCTAATTTTATGCAACATAcactacatttaatcagataaagttgcatgttttgtctcttggaccagtctgctcagtggtaggaggtcgaGACCACAAATGAGAATGGCTGGCCAAGATCTGTGGTCTATGTCCCGTGTTATGCATTTGACAAGATTTCATGGAGGCAAGAAGACATGTCAGACATGATGTGATCTTTTTTATTTGATCTTTTTTAATTATTGtgcacagagttatcagcatgataatatccttaatgctataaagagtacctccagcaagTAGTTTATATTCTTGTGCCTTTTTGTtgcttatggcaacaaaatccaacatcctttgaaacacgctcacttgctgtctgatgcacaaaatgaagaacgctgccttctctaaatttattagcaacaagaaagccactctggaagcaattTTATACATTCACAGCAACACGCACTAAAACCTACAAATGGGAGAAAAACATAAACTAAGAAGCTAACAATATAAGAAGCCAgacacccaacaagtgttacatgttactcaagtatgcacattcaacctgagttagGGAGATAGACGGTCGACTTCCGCACTCCTGTGCATACATCTGGATCAGTTAAGCCTCAGCTACTCCTTGTGTATCATAACTATCCCTATGTTTATGAACTCTGGTGTACAACCACAAGAACAATGATGAATTTACAGGTGGTTCACCTTTCAatgagttctataaggaggatgcatcaactcttccaaccaatgtacacattaccacatgaaagcagcagcGTATAAACAGCACaccatacagcacaaattatatatttgccacgtgttattaaacttacatcattaaagtacactagaattggtgctaaggctggtgcacaatatatgcatatacttcaaacaatcataaataaggcaggagcttggaatatgattgaatattctcggaactgctttgataataaaagtcaaggctttgtttttggcatcacccactccaattcgttttctttttttttcaattgaagCATTTTCaaggtttgtgccatgcgcttcgaccGTGACTCATCCTTGTTCGCGCACGGCCATGACCATAATACAAGAAAATCACCACAGTAACGCAGTGGtccctgcctactttttcatacactttaccgcaatacactacgtatgcttcaccgcataacatgactgtattgcggcaaagctgattttatcgaactgacattatgtaacggACTTTCTGTCATTCTGCTGCTCGCATGAGTATAAGCTCGCAAAACCACATAACACAGACTTGGCTAGTTGGTTGATTTTCTAGCTAAGATTTCAAGACATCCACGTTGTTTACACAAAAGTCGCCGAAGTTTCTTGCGCTCGTACGCTCTTCAAAAAGCAGCGTGAGCGCCTATAGttaaggcagtcataagcggcaaAGAAATCCACACAATGTAAATCAACTTCCACAAAGCTACTGGGCAACGCCATTAATAACGGGCACAGGGGCCACCCaggagctggcaaacgctgcgatgacatccacacaaaccaTGTCACTTTCcacaaagctattgggcaacacgatcagtcacaggcacaggtgaagCCCGCAAAACACTACATGGGCAGAACTACTACGGCCACACTCAATCATTTCGCCACAAGCCCTCAAATTTCACGACATCAAACAGCCACAATCACTTCTCCACAGTCACGGGCACAGGCGAAGACCGCACGGGCACAACGGAAGC from Dermacentor albipictus isolate Rhodes 1998 colony chromosome 7, USDA_Dalb.pri_finalv2, whole genome shotgun sequence includes the following:
- the LOC135907094 gene encoding uncharacterized protein, whose translation is MELVKPPEPLHFTGEISKQWKLFKQKFELFLVASAPDKKPRPDASKIALLLTVAGDDALEIYNNFTFGDDESRESYVTVIAKFDTYCAEQLNEVHERYLFRQRVQGQGEPVEQFVRELRKMSRSCNFGTTAESFIRDQIVFGTNDDKVRQKLLQDKKLTLAKAEEVCKAAEMTAAQNEIWSREQRQIDAVKLRECTKQQQCDERPAMFKCRRCGRTHGPRSCPAFGKVCRKCQGQNHFAVRCKVNRQVREVRGTENSEEEFDILDVSVNSVGRSCDRDWVVRAQVADTAIDFKVDTGSQANLVPFSAYKKLQPRVPLARSNCVLRSYNGGVIKHLGVMTTTVAVGSKTAKINFFIVKKNRHAILGLRASELLGLFSRTVNDIGTSNSEAVVHEFQQLFSGTGCIKRPYRIVLREDAVPVVQTARRVPLSLKEPLREELDRMVKAGIIAKQDQPTDWVNAWWSLTCCLERPSKAQKQTSTMTWKFTRSSPLEDGQSPGELLQGRRLRTTLPDFNEAHRQSVKKHEQYRTPRRSLAPLQKGQVVRVRGDSWSPKAKILNATAQPRSYQVATEDGDVLRRNRQHLMATAEPFSIAPSDDDIPDDSHENGSPCQVQSNNESAPAITPPTREPRRSQRERRQPQRLRYDDNFVQVP